The Desertifilum tharense IPPAS B-1220 genome includes a region encoding these proteins:
- a CDS encoding UPF0182 family protein, translating into MRVWFKRYGWKLFVLLFGAWAIFDVGSYLLAESLWFNELGYLQAFGVRVVTQGAIWAIALCASGGFLLANLVLANLLQYRKSPIADLIEKTDDLPGMGLRLLVLATGGVSLAVTLIVFHYGKIAIALWNPAQLLEVVPDSLPSRIRPESIVQYFSQFPENLALFSLFVVLTIALTSACEFTLKAIAIALSIGFGFTLSAYWHLVLQYFHPTAFGNTDPVFGREVSFYVFTLPVLHLLEFWLGGLTLFTLFAILTQYLLSGDSLRHGRFPGFSLAQTRHLYALSACVMVTITFTLWLSRYELLYSARGVVYGASYTDVNVQLPTTTVLSVIAGAISVFLFWEALSGSVSQFRDVRKRPFPQNLLPPIAIFNLFQGLILFVAIAFLANYVLPITVQRLIVQPNELARETPFLERSIQFTRAAFDLNNIDVETFVPDNTLTFADLQENDLTIRNIRLWDTRPLLQTNRQLQQIRLYYRFEDADIDRYTFLADPPNESEQQQVILAARELDFAEVPERAQTWINEHLVYTHGYGFTMSPVNTVGPAGLPEYYVRDIGVDTPENGQGGLTVSSEQVRASIPIGQPRIYYGELTNTNVMAPTRVPELDYPSGDENVYNTYDGTGGVPMGNFWRRALFAKYLKNWQILFTRNFTPQTRVLFRRNIQQRVRTLAPFLNFDRDPYLAIADADLTDNPEQEDNENHVYWIIDAYTTSDRYPYSDPGEQSFNYIRNSVKVVVDAYNGNVRFFVAEPRDPIIRTLAAIFPAMFDPLNEMPAELRSHIRYPIDFFTIQSNQLLIYHMTDPQVFYNREDQWRVPVEIYGGQPQQVESYYLIMRLPNEDAEEFIILHPFTPASRNNLIAWLAGRSDGEQYGRLLLYQFPKQQLVYGPEQIEARINQDPEISQQISLWNRQGSRAIQGNLLVIPIENSLLYVEPLYLEAEQNSLPTLVRVIVAYENRIVMAETLEQALDAIFQPTETTPAPTIIRPLEEETITPLPANGGGE; encoded by the coding sequence ATGCGAGTTTGGTTTAAAAGGTACGGCTGGAAACTTTTTGTCCTGCTATTCGGGGCGTGGGCAATTTTTGATGTGGGTTCTTACCTGCTGGCTGAAAGCCTCTGGTTCAATGAACTGGGGTATTTGCAAGCTTTTGGTGTGCGAGTTGTAACCCAAGGGGCCATTTGGGCGATCGCGCTGTGTGCCAGTGGGGGGTTCCTGCTTGCCAATCTGGTTTTAGCTAACCTCTTGCAATATCGCAAATCCCCCATCGCCGACTTGATTGAGAAAACCGACGATCTCCCCGGAATGGGTCTGCGCCTGTTAGTGTTAGCGACCGGCGGAGTGAGTTTAGCCGTCACCCTGATCGTCTTTCACTATGGCAAAATTGCGATCGCCCTCTGGAACCCCGCCCAACTCCTAGAGGTCGTTCCCGACTCCTTACCCTCGCGCATCCGTCCGGAGTCTATCGTTCAATACTTCAGCCAATTCCCCGAAAACCTCGCCCTATTCAGCTTATTTGTGGTCTTAACGATCGCCCTCACCTCAGCCTGCGAGTTTACCTTAAAAGCGATCGCGATCGCCCTCAGTATCGGGTTTGGCTTTACCCTGTCCGCCTACTGGCACCTGGTTTTACAATACTTTCACCCCACAGCCTTCGGCAATACCGATCCCGTCTTTGGGCGAGAAGTCAGCTTTTACGTCTTCACCCTTCCCGTTCTGCATCTGTTGGAATTCTGGTTAGGCGGGTTAACCCTATTCACCCTATTCGCCATCTTAACCCAGTATCTCCTATCGGGAGATTCCCTGCGCCACGGCAGGTTTCCCGGCTTTTCCCTCGCTCAGACGCGCCACCTCTACGCCCTTAGCGCCTGCGTGATGGTCACTATTACCTTTACCCTGTGGCTATCGCGTTACGAACTGCTGTATTCGGCGCGGGGCGTGGTGTATGGGGCCAGCTACACCGATGTTAACGTCCAACTCCCCACCACAACGGTCCTCAGCGTCATTGCAGGTGCGATCTCCGTCTTTCTCTTCTGGGAGGCCCTATCCGGTAGCGTCTCTCAGTTCCGCGATGTCCGCAAGCGTCCCTTTCCCCAGAACCTCCTCCCCCCAATCGCCATTTTTAACCTGTTTCAGGGGTTAATCTTGTTTGTGGCGATCGCCTTCCTCGCTAATTATGTCCTACCCATCACCGTCCAGCGCCTCATCGTTCAACCCAACGAACTCGCCAGAGAAACCCCCTTCCTCGAACGCAGCATCCAATTTACCCGCGCCGCCTTCGATCTCAACAATATCGACGTGGAAACCTTTGTCCCCGATAACACCCTCACCTTTGCCGACCTGCAAGAAAACGACCTGACGATCCGCAATATTCGCCTGTGGGATACTCGTCCTTTATTACAAACCAACCGCCAGTTACAGCAAATTCGCCTGTACTATCGCTTTGAAGACGCTGATATTGACCGCTACACCTTCCTGGCCGATCCGCCAAACGAAAGCGAACAACAACAAGTGATTCTAGCTGCACGCGAATTAGACTTTGCTGAAGTTCCCGAACGGGCGCAAACTTGGATTAACGAACATTTAGTCTATACTCACGGCTACGGCTTTACCATGTCGCCTGTCAATACCGTCGGGCCTGCGGGTTTGCCCGAATATTATGTGAGAGATATTGGCGTGGATACCCCCGAAAATGGTCAAGGGGGACTCACCGTTTCTAGCGAACAAGTACGGGCTAGCATTCCCATCGGTCAACCCCGGATCTATTATGGCGAACTCACCAATACCAACGTCATGGCCCCAACGCGGGTTCCGGAGTTAGATTATCCCAGCGGCGATGAAAACGTCTATAACACCTATGACGGAACGGGGGGCGTTCCGATGGGGAACTTCTGGCGGCGGGCGTTGTTTGCGAAGTATTTGAAAAATTGGCAAATTCTGTTTACTCGCAACTTCACCCCTCAAACCCGCGTTCTGTTTCGGCGCAATATTCAGCAGCGGGTGAGAACGCTAGCGCCGTTTCTGAATTTCGACCGCGATCCGTATTTAGCGATCGCAGATGCCGATTTAACCGATAATCCCGAACAAGAGGATAACGAGAACCACGTTTATTGGATTATCGATGCCTATACGACTAGCGATCGCTATCCCTATTCCGATCCTGGCGAACAATCCTTTAACTATATCCGCAACTCGGTGAAGGTGGTGGTGGATGCCTACAATGGCAACGTGCGCTTCTTTGTGGCCGAACCGCGCGATCCGATTATTCGCACCCTGGCGGCGATTTTTCCGGCAATGTTCGATCCCCTCAATGAGATGCCCGCAGAATTGCGATCGCACATTCGCTATCCCATCGACTTCTTCACCATCCAATCTAACCAACTCCTGATTTACCACATGACCGATCCTCAAGTCTTCTACAACCGCGAGGATCAATGGCGGGTACCCGTGGAAATCTACGGCGGTCAACCCCAACAGGTAGAATCCTACTACCTGATTATGCGGTTGCCCAACGAAGACGCCGAAGAGTTTATCATCCTCCACCCGTTTACCCCCGCCAGCCGCAACAACCTGATCGCCTGGTTAGCCGGCCGTTCCGATGGCGAACAATACGGTCGTTTGCTGCTGTATCAATTCCCCAAACAACAATTAGTCTACGGCCCCGAACAGATTGAAGCCCGAATTAATCAAGATCCAGAAATTTCTCAACAAATTAGCCTCTGGAACCGCCAAGGATCGCGGGCTATTCAAGGGAATTTATTAGTGATTCCCATTGAAAATTCTCTTCTGTATGTCGAACCTCTCTATCTAGAAGCCGAACAAAACAGCCTCCCCACTTTGGTGCGCGTCATTGTCGCCTACGAAAACCGGATCGTCATGGCAGAAACCCTAGAACAAGCCTTAGACGCGATTTTCCAACCCACCGAAACCACACCCGCCCCCACCATTATTCGCCCCCTCGAAGAGGAAACCATTACCCCCCTACCCGCCAATGGTGGAGGTGAGTAG
- a CDS encoding type II toxin-antitoxin system VapB family antitoxin, whose product MINSVEINEKLIQEAFQLTNFQTEKELIEFALQELIRIRKKRNLLDLSGQIQFAADYDYKNLRSNRNVSD is encoded by the coding sequence ATGATAAATTCTGTTGAAATTAACGAAAAATTAATCCAAGAAGCTTTTCAATTAACAAACTTTCAAACTGAAAAAGAGCTAATTGAATTTGCCCTGCAAGAATTAATTCGCATTCGCAAAAAGCGGAACTTACTTGATTTAAGTGGACAAATTCAATTCGCGGCTGACTACGATTACAAAAATTTACGCTCAAATCGAAATGTTTCTGATTGA
- a CDS encoding PIN domain nuclease produces the protein MFLIDTSVWIAVLRDRTGAFRQSLEGIINEEQIFLSRFTQMELLQGCRDDREWTLLQTYLQDQEYIEPTPNSWVAAARIYYDLQRQGLTVRSSIDCCIAQLALDNQLILIHNDRDFETIQRVRSLNHLRFPPNS, from the coding sequence ATGTTTCTGATTGATACTTCTGTTTGGATTGCAGTTCTACGAGATCGCACGGGTGCATTTCGTCAATCTCTAGAAGGAATTATCAACGAGGAACAAATTTTTTTGAGTCGATTTACTCAAATGGAACTCTTACAAGGTTGTCGAGACGATCGCGAGTGGACGCTGTTACAAACTTATCTTCAAGATCAAGAATATATTGAGCCAACGCCTAATAGTTGGGTTGCTGCTGCTCGAATTTACTACGATCTACAGCGACAGGGATTAACAGTTAGAAGCAGTATTGACTGCTGTATTGCTCAACTCGCGCTTGATAATCAATTAATTTTAATCCACAACGATCGCGATTTTGAAACAATTCAAAGAGTGCGATCGCTTAACCATTTGCGCTTTCCACCTAATAGCTAA
- a CDS encoding CHAD domain-containing protein: MSYQLKSKEKLSHGIKRIATEEIDDAIAQLMGKTDNSQDEAIHEARKSFKKLRAVVRLIRDSLGEAAYREENACFRDVGRLLSDVRDAQVYVETLDKLSSYYQDYLTPKAFEQVRSALMVQRYASDRADLSEAMETAIHKLKDARDRIKDWNIEPDDWSAISSSFQQIYKQGYKAFPQAYAQPTSENFHEWRKQVKYLWYHLRLLQPLWPDVMSEMSDQLKVLADYLGDDHDLAILRQLLAEQPQLAKEPAEIETILALCDRRQPQLKLNAKALGDRVYAEKPSAFTDRLGQYWQAWRSSL; the protein is encoded by the coding sequence ATGAGCTACCAACTGAAATCAAAAGAAAAATTATCTCATGGGATTAAACGCATCGCTACCGAGGAAATTGATGATGCGATCGCCCAACTGATGGGTAAAACAGACAATAGCCAGGATGAGGCGATTCATGAAGCCCGTAAAAGCTTTAAGAAACTCCGGGCGGTTGTTCGCTTGATCCGCGATAGCTTAGGAGAGGCGGCGTATCGCGAGGAAAATGCGTGTTTCCGGGATGTGGGCCGACTCTTATCAGATGTTCGCGACGCCCAAGTTTATGTGGAAACCCTGGATAAACTCAGCAGCTATTACCAAGATTACCTCACGCCTAAAGCGTTTGAACAGGTTCGCTCTGCATTAATGGTACAGCGCTACGCCAGCGATCGCGCCGACCTCAGCGAAGCAATGGAAACGGCGATCCACAAACTCAAAGATGCTCGCGATCGCATCAAAGATTGGAATATTGAACCGGATGATTGGTCGGCTATTTCCAGCAGTTTTCAGCAAATCTATAAACAGGGTTACAAAGCCTTTCCCCAAGCCTATGCTCAACCCACCTCAGAAAACTTTCACGAATGGCGCAAACAGGTCAAGTATCTTTGGTATCACCTGCGGCTTTTACAACCCCTATGGCCGGACGTGATGAGTGAAATGAGCGATCAACTGAAAGTGCTGGCAGACTACCTAGGGGACGATCATGACCTCGCCATCCTACGGCAACTGCTGGCCGAACAACCCCAGCTTGCCAAAGAACCCGCCGAGATTGAAACCATTTTAGCCCTGTGCGATCGCCGCCAGCCGCAACTCAAGCTTAACGCCAAGGCTTTAGGCGATCGCGTTTATGCCGAAAAACCCTCCGCCTTTACCGACCGTTTGGGTCAATATTGGCAAGCTTGGCGATCCTCCCTTTAA
- a CDS encoding zinc-dependent metalloprotease, protein MNQVFASILSRKLYLGSSLAAIWMAMASPVWAGLPSSGVPSHLGSEKGLVAQSQEESAKEEEESEFKPFNEVVKDARKIEGLFTLYHHRNTGKLYLEIQPEQLNRNFLCVMTLATGIGEAGLFRGMPISDILVQFRRVQNRVQLVVPNVNFRARPGDPVERSLSRAFSDSTLISVPIQSIHPTRKTLLIDFGEVLTRRDLPGIAPALASILGAPYLLDPESSSLGTVEAFPLNVELEAVYRFTSAGNASTSYLPSLPDSRAFNLAVHYSFSELPVSNGYRPRLADERVGYFVTAYKDFSNDSRRDPFVRYINRWHLEKQDPNAPLSPPKEPIVFWIENTVPVEYRDAIQEGVVMWNRAFEQAGFLNAIEVRQMPDDADWNPADIRYNTIRWSATFDSGFLGLGPSRVNPLTGQILDADILIDADVVRFIRREYRTFSNSGNSESLVGATDARHPCTSTLQQLYLRGTQIPQLPTATDVRWPFPGVDLPELCLKMESTRQFSMGAIAMTLLHSIPPSSTEMDKFVNQYLSYLIAHEVGHTLGLRHNFHGSTLLAPEELNNLEMTRTRGMVSSVMDYVPVNLAPPGVEQGDYFPVIVGPYDRWAIEYGYKPFNAPNPVAELPYLRQIAQRSGEPELAYAADEDTLAGLDPAANWYDLSNNMLVYSQWQLENAQAMWSRLNRRTPIAGESYSEMRDMFHAVFVYYFQHAMNISLYVGGQSFSRNFAGDGRLPFEAISATKQRQALQTLNQYVFAADAFEFTPQLLNQLAPSRWWHWGTVPIIFPLEYPIGDRIFLLQQIVLRNLLSPVRLSRLRDMELKAEPGKEVLALPELFETLQTGIWTEVVDRNASSRDITSIRRALQREYVEVLIEMVLKNQPVPEDARTLAWYNLHQLRDRINVTLRRSGNLDVYTQAHLAQTRDRINKALEAPLLTR, encoded by the coding sequence ATGAATCAGGTATTTGCTAGCATTTTGAGTCGCAAACTCTATCTGGGTAGTAGTTTAGCGGCGATTTGGATGGCGATGGCGAGTCCGGTGTGGGCAGGACTTCCCAGTTCTGGAGTACCATCGCACTTAGGGTCAGAAAAGGGGCTGGTGGCTCAATCTCAAGAAGAATCTGCCAAGGAAGAAGAGGAATCTGAGTTTAAACCCTTCAACGAAGTCGTCAAAGATGCCCGAAAGATAGAGGGATTATTTACTCTCTATCACCACCGCAATACGGGCAAACTGTACCTGGAAATTCAACCCGAACAACTCAACCGCAATTTCCTCTGCGTGATGACGCTAGCTACGGGAATTGGGGAGGCGGGATTGTTTCGCGGGATGCCGATTAGCGATATTTTAGTCCAGTTTCGGCGCGTGCAAAACCGGGTGCAGCTAGTCGTTCCCAATGTTAATTTTCGGGCCAGACCGGGCGATCCGGTAGAGCGATCGCTCTCGCGTGCTTTTAGCGACTCAACCCTGATTTCCGTCCCCATTCAAAGCATTCACCCCACCCGGAAAACGCTGTTAATTGACTTTGGCGAGGTATTAACCCGGCGAGATTTACCCGGAATTGCCCCAGCTTTAGCCTCTATTCTAGGAGCGCCCTATCTTTTAGATCCAGAAAGTTCGAGTTTGGGAACCGTTGAAGCCTTTCCTTTGAATGTAGAACTCGAAGCCGTTTATCGCTTTACCAGTGCAGGTAATGCTTCAACCTCCTACTTACCCAGCCTCCCCGATAGTCGCGCTTTTAACCTCGCGGTTCACTATAGCTTTTCGGAATTGCCCGTCAGTAATGGCTATCGCCCTCGGCTAGCAGACGAACGAGTCGGCTATTTTGTCACCGCCTACAAAGACTTTAGCAACGACAGCCGCCGAGACCCCTTTGTCCGCTACATTAACCGCTGGCATTTAGAAAAACAAGACCCCAACGCCCCCCTGTCTCCCCCCAAGGAACCGATTGTTTTTTGGATTGAAAATACCGTTCCGGTGGAATATCGCGACGCCATCCAAGAAGGGGTTGTAATGTGGAACCGCGCCTTTGAACAGGCGGGTTTTCTCAATGCCATTGAAGTGCGGCAAATGCCGGATGATGCTGATTGGAATCCGGCAGATATTCGCTATAACACCATTCGCTGGTCGGCTACCTTTGACTCAGGCTTTTTGGGGTTGGGGCCTTCGCGAGTTAATCCGCTAACGGGTCAAATTCTGGATGCCGATATCTTAATTGATGCGGATGTGGTGCGTTTTATTCGCCGGGAGTATCGGACTTTTTCAAATTCTGGGAACTCAGAAAGCTTAGTGGGGGCTACCGATGCTCGCCATCCCTGTACCTCAACGTTACAGCAACTCTATCTGCGAGGCACCCAGATTCCCCAGTTGCCCACGGCGACAGACGTTCGCTGGCCGTTCCCTGGGGTGGATTTGCCGGAATTGTGCTTAAAGATGGAGTCTACTCGGCAGTTTAGCATGGGGGCGATCGCCATGACGCTTCTGCATAGCATTCCCCCCAGTTCGACTGAGATGGACAAGTTTGTCAATCAGTATCTCAGCTATCTAATTGCCCATGAAGTCGGTCATACGCTGGGTTTGCGGCATAATTTTCATGGGAGTACCCTCCTAGCACCGGAAGAGTTAAATAACCTCGAAATGACTCGCACGCGGGGGATGGTTTCGTCTGTAATGGATTACGTCCCCGTCAATTTGGCCCCGCCTGGGGTGGAACAGGGCGATTACTTCCCGGTGATTGTCGGGCCTTATGACCGTTGGGCGATTGAGTATGGCTACAAACCCTTTAACGCACCCAACCCGGTTGCTGAATTGCCTTACCTGCGCCAAATTGCCCAACGTTCGGGGGAACCGGAACTCGCCTATGCTGCGGATGAGGATACCTTAGCAGGACTCGATCCGGCGGCGAACTGGTACGACTTGAGCAATAATATGCTGGTTTACTCCCAGTGGCAGCTTGAAAATGCTCAGGCGATGTGGTCGCGGTTAAACCGTCGGACGCCAATAGCAGGCGAGAGTTATAGCGAAATGCGCGATATGTTTCATGCGGTGTTTGTCTACTATTTTCAACACGCGATGAATATTTCGCTGTACGTGGGAGGACAATCGTTTAGTCGCAACTTTGCGGGCGATGGTCGGCTACCGTTTGAAGCGATTTCTGCAACCAAACAGCGGCAGGCGTTGCAAACTTTGAATCAATACGTGTTTGCGGCCGATGCGTTTGAGTTTACGCCCCAACTTTTAAATCAGTTGGCCCCGTCGCGCTGGTGGCATTGGGGAACGGTGCCGATTATCTTCCCGTTAGAGTATCCTATTGGCGATCGCATTTTCTTGTTGCAACAAATCGTTTTGCGAAATCTCCTCAGTCCGGTTCGCCTCTCTCGCTTGCGGGATATGGAATTAAAGGCGGAACCGGGTAAAGAGGTGTTGGCGCTACCCGAATTATTTGAAACGCTGCAAACCGGGATTTGGACAGAAGTTGTAGACCGCAATGCCTCTTCGCGCGACATTACCAGCATCCGCCGGGCCTTGCAGCGCGAGTATGTGGAAGTCCTGATTGAGATGGTGCTGAAAAATCAACCCGTTCCAGAGGATGCCCGGACGCTGGCTTGGTACAATTTACACCAATTGCGCGATCGCATTAATGTCACCTTGCGTCGTTCTGGCAATCTGGACGTGTATACCCAAGCGCATTTAGCCCAAACGCGCGATCGCATTAACAAGGCTTTAGAAGCGCCCCTGTTGACCCGTTAA
- a CDS encoding GH116 family glycosyl hydrolase yields the protein MIAQRSRPEIPDCAWSRPIGLGWEKPYTVRYASNLDDGPWHGMPLGGFGAGCIGRSSRGDFNLWHLDGGEHIFRNLPACQFSVFEETADGKTQTYALSTEKPADGSLAAWQWYPASTETQSTGRYHALYPRSWYVYENVFQTQLTCEQFSPVIPGNYQESSYPVGIFDWTVHNPTDEPITLSIMLTWQNTVGWFTNGAASPEVEVRDDGSPVYDYQPRWGESTDNFNRWIENNFRVGCLMSRLSTHEIPREGEGQWAISTVANPSVEVFYHSRWNPEGDGDVLWQTFATDGTLGDSEDETPAAKGEQIACAIAVRFTIRPGRTRKIPFIIAWDFPVTEFGTEPASYYRRYTDFFGRNGKNAWAMVRTTLKHSDTWKESIQAWQNPILEREDLPNWFKMALFNELYLLTGGGTLWTAADEQAPVGHFGVLECLDYRWYESLDVRLYGSFGLLMLWPKLEKSVMRDFAKAIPHQDDTPRIIGYDRVNQITPLVPVPRKVVGATPHDLGAPNEHPWEKTNYTSYQDCNQWKDLPCDFVLQVYRDFKLTGSTDLEFLQDCWPAVVQTLAYLKTFDRDGDGIPENAGAPDQTFDDWKLRGVSAYCGGLWIAALESAIALGKILQAKATESVTPDPQTAISTYQTWLDQSRPVYQEKLWNGEYYRLDSESGSQVVMSDQLCGQFYAQLLDLPDVVPTDCAKSALNAVYQACFVKFNQFAQNSERNGLKPFLGAANGVLPDGTPENPNATHPLEVWTGINFGLAAFLWQMGMKTEAFELTESVVRQVYEQGLQFRTPEAITASGTFRASHYLRAMAIWAIYGVIEGF from the coding sequence ATGATTGCTCAACGTTCGCGTCCTGAAATTCCGGATTGTGCTTGGAGTCGCCCTATCGGTCTGGGGTGGGAAAAGCCGTATACTGTTCGCTATGCCAGCAACCTTGATGATGGGCCGTGGCATGGAATGCCCCTAGGCGGCTTTGGTGCAGGTTGTATCGGTCGTTCTTCGCGAGGAGACTTCAACCTCTGGCACCTCGATGGCGGAGAACATATTTTCCGCAATTTGCCCGCCTGTCAGTTTAGCGTGTTTGAAGAAACCGCCGACGGCAAAACCCAAACCTACGCCTTATCTACCGAGAAACCCGCAGATGGCAGTTTAGCCGCTTGGCAGTGGTATCCCGCTAGCACTGAAACCCAATCTACAGGCCGCTATCATGCCCTGTATCCCCGCAGTTGGTATGTTTACGAGAATGTCTTTCAAACTCAGCTAACTTGCGAACAATTTTCCCCCGTCATTCCCGGAAATTACCAAGAAAGTAGCTATCCGGTGGGGATTTTTGATTGGACGGTACATAATCCCACCGACGAACCGATTACCCTGAGTATTATGCTGACTTGGCAGAATACCGTAGGTTGGTTTACCAATGGGGCAGCTTCCCCAGAAGTTGAAGTCCGCGATGATGGTTCCCCCGTGTACGACTATCAACCGCGCTGGGGCGAAAGTACCGATAATTTTAACCGCTGGATAGAGAATAACTTCCGCGTCGGTTGCTTGATGAGTCGCTTGAGTACCCATGAAATTCCCCGCGAGGGTGAGGGACAATGGGCCATTTCGACGGTAGCAAACCCATCGGTTGAAGTGTTCTATCATTCCCGGTGGAACCCAGAAGGGGATGGGGATGTGTTGTGGCAAACCTTCGCTACCGATGGGACTTTAGGCGACTCGGAAGATGAAACTCCAGCCGCCAAAGGAGAACAAATTGCTTGCGCGATCGCCGTTCGGTTTACCATTAGACCGGGTAGAACCCGAAAAATCCCGTTTATCATCGCTTGGGACTTCCCAGTAACGGAATTTGGCACCGAACCCGCCAGTTACTATCGCCGCTATACTGACTTTTTTGGACGCAATGGCAAAAATGCTTGGGCGATGGTGCGAACCACCCTGAAGCATTCCGATACCTGGAAAGAGAGTATCCAAGCTTGGCAAAATCCCATCTTAGAACGGGAAGACCTGCCCAACTGGTTTAAGATGGCGCTGTTTAACGAACTCTACCTGCTAACCGGCGGGGGAACCTTGTGGACGGCGGCCGATGAACAGGCCCCGGTGGGTCATTTTGGCGTTTTAGAATGTTTAGATTATCGCTGGTATGAAAGTTTAGACGTGCGCTTGTACGGTTCTTTTGGGTTGCTGATGCTGTGGCCCAAGTTAGAGAAATCTGTAATGCGCGACTTTGCTAAAGCGATTCCCCACCAAGATGATACGCCCCGGATTATTGGTTACGATCGCGTTAACCAGATTACCCCCCTCGTTCCGGTTCCCCGCAAGGTGGTAGGGGCAACTCCGCATGACTTAGGCGCGCCAAACGAGCATCCCTGGGAGAAAACCAACTATACCAGCTATCAAGATTGCAATCAGTGGAAGGATTTACCCTGCGATTTTGTCTTGCAGGTCTATCGCGATTTTAAGCTAACGGGCAGTACGGATCTAGAGTTTCTCCAAGATTGCTGGCCGGCAGTGGTTCAAACCTTAGCGTATCTTAAAACCTTTGACCGCGATGGGGATGGTATCCCGGAAAATGCGGGCGCGCCGGATCAAACCTTTGATGATTGGAAGTTGCGCGGGGTGAGTGCTTACTGTGGGGGATTGTGGATAGCCGCCTTAGAAAGCGCGATCGCCCTTGGCAAGATTTTACAGGCAAAAGCCACTGAATCTGTCACCCCCGACCCGCAAACCGCAATTTCCACTTACCAAACCTGGTTAGACCAATCTCGCCCCGTCTATCAAGAAAAGCTGTGGAATGGGGAATACTATCGCCTAGATAGCGAAAGTGGTTCCCAGGTGGTGATGAGCGATCAACTCTGCGGTCAATTTTACGCCCAATTGCTCGATTTACCGGATGTCGTCCCGACCGATTGCGCGAAATCGGCACTTAACGCAGTTTATCAGGCGTGTTTTGTTAAATTTAATCAATTTGCTCAAAATTCCGAAAGGAATGGTTTAAAACCCTTTCTAGGGGCTGCGAATGGGGTGCTTCCCGATGGAACGCCAGAGAATCCTAACGCAACCCATCCCCTAGAGGTGTGGACGGGGATTAACTTTGGACTGGCTGCCTTCTTGTGGCAGATGGGTATGAAAACAGAAGCGTTTGAACTGACGGAATCTGTAGTTCGCCAAGTATACGAACAGGGTTTGCAGTTCCGCACGCCAGAAGCGATTACCGCATCCGGGACGTTTCGGGCTAGCCACTACCTGAGAGCAATGGCAATTTGGGCAATTTATGGGGTTATTGAGGGGTTTTAA
- a CDS encoding GUN4 domain-containing protein, protein MLASHQIARDEDEDYTDLKHLLATHQWQAADRATAYLLLQGAQRELEGWLRPEDIARISIHHLTTLDRLWLEFSGDRFGFSVQKQIWHETEENYTQFGDRIGWRQDDSWLNYSDLTFGLQANLGHLPALPLPVPLGKERVFSFVLGKWRIALLSRQDLPHLC, encoded by the coding sequence ATGTTAGCCAGTCATCAGATTGCTAGGGATGAAGATGAAGATTATACCGATTTAAAACACTTACTGGCCACCCATCAATGGCAAGCAGCGGATCGCGCCACGGCATACCTGCTTTTACAAGGGGCACAACGAGAACTTGAAGGATGGTTGCGACCTGAAGATATTGCTCGCATTTCCATCCATCATTTAACGACACTCGATCGATTATGGTTAGAGTTTAGCGGCGATCGCTTTGGGTTTAGCGTGCAGAAACAAATTTGGCACGAAACCGAAGAAAACTATACTCAGTTTGGCGATCGCATTGGCTGGCGTCAGGACGACAGTTGGCTCAACTATAGCGATCTCACCTTCGGTTTGCAAGCCAACCTCGGACACTTACCCGCCCTTCCCCTCCCCGTTCCCTTGGGTAAAGAACGAGTCTTTTCCTTTGTTTTAGGCAAATGGCGCATCGCCCTCCTGTCGCGCCAGGACTTACCCCACCTTTGTTAG